Proteins encoded together in one Acidimicrobiales bacterium window:
- a CDS encoding Coenzyme F420 hydrogenase/dehydrogenase, beta subunit C-terminal domain, whose protein sequence is MHRTANSIAEVVTSGLCVGCGLCETVTQGRIPMVMTPTGSLRPTPAERFSPEEEAVLLAACPGVVAAPRQTPDLEADPVWGAFSTMRYGWAGDPKVRFRAATGGVLTALGMHLIDTGTVDTVLHVGADPKYPMRSHWVLSQTAKEVLANTGSRYGPTAPLAGLGPVLDRAEPFAVIAKPCDLGALHAHAASDPRVDDLCVARLALVCGGQSRLEKSADVLAEVGVDEDEVSLFRYRGHGNPGPTRVETTDGRSFERTYLEMWEDEAGWKVETRCKFCPDALGEAADIAAADVWPGGAPTGDDEGFNGIIVRTPTGEALVRSAVEAGALVLGRPIDPREFDELQPHQVRKKEALASRFAGLAEAGIPTINTTGLRVDLLGRRLNPEARLAEQAGTLRRATEGRFTEPLPASPTDRPNDHA, encoded by the coding sequence CTGTGCGTCGGCTGCGGCCTCTGCGAGACCGTGACCCAAGGCCGCATTCCCATGGTCATGACCCCAACGGGCAGTCTGCGGCCCACCCCGGCCGAACGGTTCTCGCCCGAAGAGGAGGCAGTGTTGCTGGCCGCCTGCCCGGGTGTGGTAGCCGCCCCACGCCAGACGCCCGACCTTGAAGCCGACCCGGTGTGGGGGGCCTTCTCGACAATGCGCTACGGGTGGGCCGGCGACCCGAAGGTCCGGTTCCGTGCGGCCACCGGAGGCGTGTTGACCGCCCTCGGCATGCACCTCATAGACACCGGAACCGTCGATACGGTGCTTCACGTCGGAGCCGACCCGAAATACCCGATGCGCAGCCACTGGGTGCTGAGCCAAACCGCCAAAGAGGTGCTCGCCAATACCGGATCCCGTTACGGACCGACTGCCCCACTAGCCGGCCTGGGCCCTGTCCTCGACCGGGCAGAGCCGTTCGCCGTCATCGCCAAGCCCTGTGACCTAGGAGCCCTTCACGCCCACGCGGCCTCCGACCCCCGGGTCGACGACCTGTGTGTGGCCCGACTGGCCCTGGTATGTGGCGGCCAGTCCCGTCTCGAGAAATCAGCCGATGTGCTCGCCGAAGTAGGTGTAGACGAGGATGAGGTATCTCTGTTCCGCTACCGCGGCCACGGAAACCCCGGACCCACCCGGGTCGAGACCACCGATGGCAGGTCGTTCGAAAGGACCTACCTCGAGATGTGGGAAGACGAGGCCGGCTGGAAGGTTGAGACCCGCTGCAAGTTCTGCCCCGACGCCCTTGGCGAAGCGGCCGACATAGCAGCCGCCGACGTCTGGCCCGGTGGGGCCCCAACGGGCGATGACGAGGGTTTCAACGGGATCATCGTCCGCACCCCTACTGGCGAGGCCCTAGTGCGGTCAGCAGTGGAAGCTGGCGCCCTGGTGCTCGGTAGGCCGATAGACCCCCGTGAGTTCGACGAGCTCCAACCCCACCAGGTCCGTAAGAAGGAGGCCCTAGCCTCGCGTTTCGCTGGCCTAGCCGAAGCCGGGATCCCGACAATCAACACCACCGGACTGCGGGTCGACCTCCTCGGTCGTCGTCTCAACCCAGAAGCCCGGCTCGCCGAGCAAGCGGGGACGCTCCGCCGGGCCACCGAAGGCCGGTTCACTGAACCACTGCCCGCCTCTCCAACCGATAGGCCCAACGACCACGCCTGA